Proteins from one Desmodus rotundus isolate HL8 chromosome 9, HLdesRot8A.1, whole genome shotgun sequence genomic window:
- the LOC112298896 gene encoding protein CD300H isoform X2 encodes MWLPWALLLLCAPGSLSLRGPSNVSGTVGGSLSVSCQYQEEYKRFAKYWCRQPCLPFFSETVETSASGEEVRSGRVSIMDHPGNLTFTVTLENLTASDAGKYRCGISTILVEDGLPGFLPDPLFQVQVFVSPASSSDSSARTPGPSRLEGSPQSQLDDECELFSSRVKGNYF; translated from the exons ATGTGGCTGCCGTGggctctgctgcttctctgtgctccag GCTCATTGTCTCTGCGAGGCCCCAGTAACGTGTCGGGCACTGTGGGCGGATCCCTGAGCGTGTCGTGCCAATACCAGGAGGAATATAAGAGGTTTGCCAAATACTGGTGCAGACAGCCGTGCTTGCCGTTCTTCTCTGAGACTGTGGAGACCAGTGCCTCcggggaagaggtgaggagtgGCCGAGTGTCCATCATGGACCATCCTGGAAACCTCACTTTCACAGTGACCTTGGAGAACCTCACTGCAAGTGATGCAGGAAAATACAGGTGTGGGATTTCCACGATCCTGGTGGAAGATGGGCTTCCTGGCTTCTTGCCTGATCCCCTTTTCCAGGTTCAAGTGTTTGTTTCCCCAG CCTCCAGCAGCGACAGCTCTGCAAGGACACCTGGACCTTCCAG ACTGGAAGGATCGCCACAGTCCCAGCTTGATGATGAATGTGAACTGTTCTCTTCCCGAGTAAAGGGGAACTACTTCTGA
- the LOC112298896 gene encoding protein CD300H isoform X3, with protein MWLPWALLLLCAPGSLSLRGPSNVSGTVGGSLSVSCQYQEEYKRFAKYWCRQPCLPFFSETVETSASGEEVRSGRVSIMDHPGNLTFTVTLENLTASDAGKYRCGISTILVEDGLPGFLPDPLFQVQVFVSPASSSDSSARTPGPSRIEKNASAASIAAH; from the exons ATGTGGCTGCCGTGggctctgctgcttctctgtgctccag GCTCATTGTCTCTGCGAGGCCCCAGTAACGTGTCGGGCACTGTGGGCGGATCCCTGAGCGTGTCGTGCCAATACCAGGAGGAATATAAGAGGTTTGCCAAATACTGGTGCAGACAGCCGTGCTTGCCGTTCTTCTCTGAGACTGTGGAGACCAGTGCCTCcggggaagaggtgaggagtgGCCGAGTGTCCATCATGGACCATCCTGGAAACCTCACTTTCACAGTGACCTTGGAGAACCTCACTGCAAGTGATGCAGGAAAATACAGGTGTGGGATTTCCACGATCCTGGTGGAAGATGGGCTTCCTGGCTTCTTGCCTGATCCCCTTTTCCAGGTTCAAGTGTTTGTTTCCCCAG CCTCCAGCAGCGACAGCTCTGCAAGGACACCTGGACCTTCCAG GATTGAAAAGAATGCGTCTGCCGCATCGATCGCAGCACACTGA
- the LOC112298896 gene encoding protein CD300H isoform X4, whose protein sequence is MWLPWALLLLCAPGSLSLRGPSNVSGTVGGSLSVSCQYQEEYKRFAKYWCRQPCLPFFSETVETSASGEEVRSGRVSIMDHPGNLTFTVTLENLTASDAGKYRCGISTILVEDGLPGFLPDPLFQVQVFVSPDWKDRHSPSLMMNVNCSLPE, encoded by the exons ATGTGGCTGCCGTGggctctgctgcttctctgtgctccag GCTCATTGTCTCTGCGAGGCCCCAGTAACGTGTCGGGCACTGTGGGCGGATCCCTGAGCGTGTCGTGCCAATACCAGGAGGAATATAAGAGGTTTGCCAAATACTGGTGCAGACAGCCGTGCTTGCCGTTCTTCTCTGAGACTGTGGAGACCAGTGCCTCcggggaagaggtgaggagtgGCCGAGTGTCCATCATGGACCATCCTGGAAACCTCACTTTCACAGTGACCTTGGAGAACCTCACTGCAAGTGATGCAGGAAAATACAGGTGTGGGATTTCCACGATCCTGGTGGAAGATGGGCTTCCTGGCTTCTTGCCTGATCCCCTTTTCCAGGTTCAAGTGTTTGTTTCCCCAG ACTGGAAGGATCGCCACAGTCCCAGCTTGATGATGAATGTGAACTGTTCTCTTCCCGAGTAA
- the LOC112298895 gene encoding CMRF35-like molecule 6, translated as MGKSSPLWEAGPCPYRGPGVAMGCVCAGEMTPKVQAAWMLSTLFLLQAPGCLSLSGPDHVRGTVGGSLSVQCRYEEKFRQNKKYWCGKPCLPLVKNKIVETTESQREVRRGRVTIRDHPAHLTFTVTLENLTESDGGTYWCGIDVSLIQRVLDPSFKVVVTVSPAPMPTWKIFASTWGPPSSLPATTLLSTMRPEMPDPHQHPRALLSSVHFLLLVFLKLPLFLSMLGAVLWVNRPQRGSGEGGQPHSENQ; from the exons ATGGGAAAATCAAGCCCTCTGTGGGAGGCTGGACCTTGTCCATACAGAGGACCTGGTGTGGCCATGGGTTGTGTTTGTGCTGGAGAAATGACCCCGAAGGTCCAAGCTGCATGGATGCTGTCCACTCTGTTCCTCCTCCAGGCCCCAG GCTGTTTGTCCCTGAGCGGCCCTGACCACGTGAGGGGCACCGTGGGGGGATCCCTGAGCGTGCAGTGTCGGTACGAGGAGAAGTTCAGACAAAATAAGAAATACTGGTGTGGAAAACCATGTCTGCCTCTGGTGAAGAACAAGATTGTGGAGAccacagagtcacagagagaAGTGAGGAGGGGCCGCGTGACCATCAGGGACCATCCAGCACACCTCACCTTCACTGTGACCTTGGAGAACCTCACAGAGAGTGACGGAGGCACATACTGGTGCGGGATCGATGTATCACTCATCCAAAGAGTTCTGGACCCCAGCTTCAAGGTTGTGGTGACTGTGTCCCCAG CCCCCATGCCCACATGGAAGATCTTCGCCAGCACCTGGGGCCCACCCTCCTCCTTGCCAGCGACCACCTTGCTCAGTACAATGAGGCCAGAGATGCCCGATCCCCACCAGCACCCCCG GGCCCTTCTCAGCAGCGTCCACTTCCTGCTCCTGGTCTTCCTGAAGCTGCCCCTATTTCTGAGCATGCTCGGGGCCGTCCTCTGGGTGAACAGGCCTCAGCGGGGTTCAGGGGAAGGCGGGCAGCCGCATTCAGAGAACCAGTAA
- the LOC112298894 gene encoding CMRF35-like molecule 7, with protein sequence MWLLSPTLFLLSLPGCFSIQGPESVSGWERGSLMVQCRYRPGWETYKKYWCRGAQWLYCQVLVETKGLQEVKKDRVSIRDNRRDHSIMVTMQDLRRDDNDTYWCGIKKPRADPGTPVRVMVVPENVVSRNTLNNHAEVSFGSHIRNHYMLLVFVKVPILLLLVGAVLWLKEPRSAPEEQREEPIYSNLSLSCDLTTDSPLDRRVKKPF encoded by the exons ATGTGGCTGCTGTCCCCCACTCTATTCCTTCTCAGCCTCCCAG GCTGTTTTTCCATCCAAGGCCCAGAGTCCGTGAGCGGCTGGGAGCGGGGCTCGCTGATGGTGCAGTGTCGCTACAGGCCAGGATGGGAGACCTACAAGAAGTACTGGTGTCGAGGAGCACAGTGGCTTTATTGTCAGGTCCTCGTTGAGACCAAGGGATTACAGGAAGTGAAGAAGGACAGGGTGTCCATCAGGGACAATCGGAGAGACCACTCAATCATGGTGACCATGCAGGACCTCAGGAGAGACGACAATGACACGTACTGGTGTGGGATTAAGAAGCCTAGAGCTGACCCTGGAACACCTGTTCGGGTGATGGTTGTCCCAG AGAACGTGGTATCCAGGAACACCTTGAACAACCACGCAGAGGTGTCATTCGGCTCCCACATCCG GAACCACTACATGCTCCTGGTGTTCGTGAAGGTGCCCATCTTACTGCTCTTGGTCGGTGCTGTCCTCTGGCTGAAGGAGCCTCGGAGCGCCCCcgaggagcagagggaagagcccATCTACTCGAACTTGTCCTTGTCCTGTGACCTGACCACAGACAGCCCCTTAGACAGACGGGTGAAAAAACCCTTTTGA
- the LOC112298896 gene encoding protein CD300H isoform X1: MWLPWALLLLCAPGSLSLRGPSNVSGTVGGSLSVSCQYQEEYKRFAKYWCRQPCLPFFSETVETSASGEEVRSGRVSIMDHPGNLTFTVTLENLTASDAGKYRCGISTILVEDGLPGFLPDPLFQVQVFVSPASSSDSSARTPGPSRSLLSSIHFLLLIFLKVPLFLSMLSAILWVNRPQRAIRGQTQSD; this comes from the exons ATGTGGCTGCCGTGggctctgctgcttctctgtgctccag GCTCATTGTCTCTGCGAGGCCCCAGTAACGTGTCGGGCACTGTGGGCGGATCCCTGAGCGTGTCGTGCCAATACCAGGAGGAATATAAGAGGTTTGCCAAATACTGGTGCAGACAGCCGTGCTTGCCGTTCTTCTCTGAGACTGTGGAGACCAGTGCCTCcggggaagaggtgaggagtgGCCGAGTGTCCATCATGGACCATCCTGGAAACCTCACTTTCACAGTGACCTTGGAGAACCTCACTGCAAGTGATGCAGGAAAATACAGGTGTGGGATTTCCACGATCCTGGTGGAAGATGGGCTTCCTGGCTTCTTGCCTGATCCCCTTTTCCAGGTTCAAGTGTTTGTTTCCCCAG CCTCCAGCAGCGACAGCTCTGCAAGGACACCTGGACCTTCCAG GTCCCTGCTCAGCAGCATCCACTTCCTGCTCCTCATATTCCTGAAGGTTCCCCTGTTTCTGAGCATGCTCAGTGCCATCCTCTGGGTGAACAGGCCTCAGCGTGCAATTCGTGGGCAGACACAGTCTGACTAA